One Nitrospina watsonii DNA segment encodes these proteins:
- a CDS encoding tetratricopeptide repeat protein has protein sequence MKFQEEETLKQLIRQNPGDPDPHCDLGDYYVELNRFEDAEAHYNQALGYDRECAEAMLGMGIVRHRQQRYHEAEKFYRSSLELDTDNSRTRNNLGSLYHDQERWEAAEQEYRTALEIDPDYALPHNNLGLLHARKQDFEAARKAFETAMRLDPEYDQAHYNLGNLYFDYQQYPEAEAEYKASLRVNPDSAFTHHELGNLYYHLGRFEEAEQEFQETLFLDFQFEAAHVSLGNLYLDTDRLSDAEDAIGKALSLNPISVDARHSLALVYFQAGKFAEAEREWLQCLQQEPDNASFYNNLGNCLSSLERHEEAIGIYRKAFELEPDNPLPLFNLGLVFEDLDRFKEAEEQYLRALELNPQHISVLVNIANLYSNTGRRSDAMFYLKQALQLDPQHAKAHFGLACIHEDNGDLEQAERHFQIVVDQDPQNQFAWRKLGTVYLESGRPQKALDALLKAVELDPSEPVHHFYLGVVHQDLNDPRSAEAAYLKALHLQPDNASVCNNLGLLYMHEERYQEAEHLLREALQHTPDDTNALYNLGLILDRTEHFDEAETIYRRALELSPGDAQIWNNLGLAQFARNRLQEAEDALKQAVQHDPTYPLAHFNLGLVYEARLKNQEAENEFQEATRLDPSLAETRSLVQQARKHQKSGGFIERLFKFLKR, from the coding sequence ATGAAATTTCAGGAAGAGGAAACCCTCAAACAACTCATCCGCCAGAATCCCGGCGACCCGGACCCGCATTGCGACCTCGGCGATTATTACGTTGAGCTCAACCGGTTCGAAGACGCCGAGGCGCACTACAATCAAGCGTTGGGATACGACAGGGAATGCGCCGAGGCCATGCTGGGAATGGGCATCGTGCGGCATCGCCAGCAGCGTTACCACGAGGCGGAAAAGTTTTACCGGTCCAGCCTCGAACTCGATACGGATAATTCGCGCACCCGCAACAATCTCGGCAGTCTCTATCACGATCAGGAACGGTGGGAGGCGGCAGAGCAGGAATACCGCACGGCGCTGGAAATCGATCCCGACTACGCACTGCCGCACAACAACCTCGGCCTGCTGCACGCGCGCAAACAGGATTTCGAAGCCGCCCGCAAAGCGTTTGAAACCGCCATGCGGCTGGACCCGGAATACGATCAGGCCCATTACAACCTGGGCAACCTGTACTTCGATTACCAGCAGTACCCGGAAGCCGAGGCGGAGTACAAGGCCTCCCTGCGTGTGAACCCGGACTCCGCATTCACGCATCACGAACTCGGCAACCTGTATTACCATCTGGGCCGTTTCGAGGAAGCCGAACAGGAGTTTCAGGAAACCCTGTTCCTCGACTTCCAGTTCGAAGCCGCCCATGTGAGCCTCGGCAACCTCTACCTCGACACCGACCGCCTGAGCGATGCGGAAGACGCCATCGGCAAAGCCCTCTCCCTCAATCCCATTTCCGTGGATGCCCGGCACAGCCTGGCGCTGGTGTATTTCCAAGCCGGCAAATTCGCGGAGGCGGAGCGGGAATGGCTGCAGTGCCTCCAGCAGGAGCCGGACAACGCATCGTTTTATAACAACCTGGGAAACTGCCTGTCCTCGCTCGAACGCCATGAAGAAGCGATCGGCATTTACCGCAAGGCATTTGAGCTGGAACCCGACAATCCCCTGCCTCTGTTCAACCTGGGCCTCGTGTTCGAAGACCTCGACCGGTTCAAAGAAGCAGAAGAACAGTACCTGCGCGCCCTGGAATTGAATCCCCAACATATCTCGGTGCTGGTCAACATCGCCAATCTATATTCCAACACGGGGCGGCGCAGCGATGCGATGTTTTACCTCAAACAGGCCCTGCAACTCGATCCCCAACACGCCAAGGCACACTTCGGCCTGGCCTGCATTCATGAAGACAACGGCGATCTGGAACAGGCGGAACGGCATTTCCAGATTGTGGTGGATCAGGACCCGCAGAACCAGTTCGCGTGGCGCAAGCTGGGTACGGTGTATCTCGAGTCCGGGCGGCCGCAGAAGGCGTTGGACGCCCTGCTCAAGGCGGTGGAACTGGACCCTTCCGAACCGGTGCACCATTTTTACCTGGGCGTGGTGCATCAGGACTTAAACGATCCCCGCAGCGCTGAAGCCGCGTACCTGAAAGCCCTGCACCTGCAACCCGACAACGCGTCCGTCTGCAACAACCTGGGCCTCCTCTACATGCACGAAGAACGCTACCAGGAGGCCGAGCATCTGTTGCGGGAAGCCTTGCAGCACACACCGGACGACACCAACGCGCTGTACAATCTGGGATTGATCCTCGACCGCACCGAACACTTCGACGAAGCCGAAACCATCTATCGCCGCGCCCTGGAATTGTCGCCCGGCGACGCCCAGATCTGGAACAACCTCGGCCTCGCCCAGTTCGCGCGCAACCGTTTGCAGGAAGCCGAAGACGCACTGAAACAGGCGGTGCAGCACGACCCCACCTACCCGCTGGCTCATTTCAATCTGGGATTGGTGTACGAAGCGCGTTTGAAAAATCAGGAAGCGGAAAACGAGTTTCAGGAAGCCACGCGCCTCGACCCCAGCCTGGCGGAAACACGCAGTCTGGTGCAACAGGCACGCAAGCACCAGAAGTCCGGCGGCTTCATCGAACGCCTGTTTAAATTCCTGAAGAGATAA
- the tatA gene encoding twin-arginine translocase TatA/TatE family subunit, translated as MMGIGFPELMIILVIIMIIFGAGKLPEIGNAFGRSIKNFKQSMKEADELDTGEQAAQEGAAQPAGELEQENLSDEEKERLAREKAQAEGEAKDKAMKEKAEAFTASLPRKGAYDYTKDQEESEKKA; from the coding sequence ATGATGGGAATTGGTTTTCCAGAGTTGATGATCATTCTGGTCATCATAATGATTATTTTTGGAGCGGGAAAGCTGCCGGAGATCGGTAATGCTTTCGGACGCAGTATCAAGAATTTCAAGCAGTCGATGAAGGAAGCCGATGAACTGGATACCGGCGAACAGGCTGCACAGGAAGGCGCCGCGCAACCGGCAGGCGAGTTGGAGCAGGAAAATTTGAGTGATGAAGAAAAAGAACGTCTGGCCCGGGAAAAGGCACAGGCCGAAGGCGAGGCTAAAGACAAGGCGATGAAAGAGAAAGCGGAGGCGTTCACCGCATCCCTGCCGCGTAAAGGCGCCTACGACTACACGAAGGATCAGGAAGAGTCCGAGAAGAAGGCCTGA
- a CDS encoding chloride channel protein, whose translation MAAEQTSFIERSRQFFAKEYNLLILAALIGVLAGAASTLFRGMITFFENIFSASGILSGVPDSALPWLLPLLPMLGGLLIGSAWKLIPKMMEENGIYKVTEAMAMRDGKVPRSTILVCATASSITIGSGGSAGRVAPTVQICAGIGSLVGQLFRMSTHRLRVFVGCGAAAGIAASFNAPLAGVIFAMEIILGEYAIQSFSPIVIAAVLGTVTGRALHGNELTFQTPVHEVVSHWEIFFYLLLGVLCGLAAQLFIWTYFKVQKLFEAKQNIPVILKPALGGLLVGILAVAIPQVGGNGFDVLEQALNGELIWGLTLILIFAKTVATATTLGSGGIGGIFSPSLFVGAMTGATFGFAVHDLMPTWTATSETYALVGMGAVASAVVQAPLTAILILFEMTNDYTIILPTMVCCIVAAYTSRRFNKHSLYVQALLDKGIDLHQGRLVSVLRTLYVRDVMNKEAVVFQEDTRFHDILDRIAQVRDLHYPVLNTEQQLTGILAFSDIREAVLNHDGTMDKDTLTAKDLATPKPITLVPHNNLNEALEKFAELDVDQIPVVGVSDPNQILGMLNRADVEAVYNREKLIQNMES comes from the coding sequence ATGGCAGCAGAGCAGACTTCATTCATCGAGCGCAGTCGTCAGTTTTTCGCGAAGGAATACAACCTGCTCATCCTCGCGGCGTTGATCGGTGTGCTGGCCGGCGCCGCCTCCACCCTGTTCCGCGGCATGATCACCTTTTTCGAAAACATCTTTTCCGCTTCCGGCATTCTGAGCGGCGTGCCGGACTCGGCCCTGCCCTGGCTGCTGCCCCTGTTGCCGATGCTGGGCGGCCTGCTCATCGGTTCCGCCTGGAAACTGATTCCGAAAATGATGGAGGAAAACGGCATTTACAAAGTGACCGAAGCCATGGCCATGCGCGACGGCAAGGTGCCCCGCAGCACCATCCTGGTCTGCGCCACCGCATCGTCGATCACCATCGGTTCCGGCGGCTCGGCGGGCCGGGTCGCGCCCACCGTTCAAATCTGCGCCGGCATCGGTTCGCTGGTCGGCCAGTTGTTCCGCATGTCCACCCACCGCCTGCGCGTGTTCGTCGGCTGTGGCGCGGCGGCGGGCATTGCCGCCTCCTTCAACGCACCCTTGGCGGGCGTGATCTTCGCCATGGAAATCATCCTGGGCGAGTACGCCATCCAGTCCTTCAGCCCCATCGTCATCGCCGCCGTGCTGGGTACGGTGACCGGACGCGCCCTGCACGGCAACGAACTGACCTTCCAGACCCCGGTGCACGAAGTGGTCAGCCACTGGGAGATTTTCTTTTACCTCCTCCTCGGCGTGCTCTGCGGTCTCGCCGCGCAACTGTTCATCTGGACTTATTTCAAAGTCCAAAAACTGTTTGAGGCGAAGCAAAACATCCCCGTCATCCTGAAACCGGCGCTCGGCGGTTTGCTGGTCGGCATCCTCGCCGTCGCCATTCCACAGGTCGGCGGCAATGGTTTCGATGTGCTGGAACAGGCGCTGAACGGGGAGTTGATCTGGGGCCTGACGCTGATCCTGATTTTCGCCAAGACGGTGGCGACCGCCACGACGCTGGGTTCGGGCGGCATCGGCGGCATCTTTTCACCCAGCCTGTTTGTCGGCGCCATGACCGGTGCCACCTTCGGCTTCGCCGTGCACGACCTGATGCCCACCTGGACGGCCACCAGCGAGACCTACGCGCTGGTCGGCATGGGCGCGGTCGCCAGCGCCGTGGTGCAGGCGCCGCTGACTGCCATCCTCATCCTGTTTGAAATGACCAACGACTACACCATCATCCTGCCGACGATGGTCTGCTGCATCGTCGCCGCGTACACCTCACGCCGCTTCAACAAACATTCATTGTATGTGCAGGCGCTGCTCGACAAAGGCATCGACCTCCATCAAGGCCGCCTCGTTTCCGTTCTGAGAACCCTCTACGTGCGCGATGTCATGAACAAGGAAGCCGTCGTCTTTCAGGAAGACACGCGCTTCCACGACATCCTCGACCGCATCGCGCAGGTCCGCGACCTGCATTACCCCGTGCTCAACACCGAGCAACAGCTCACCGGCATCCTCGCATTCAGTGACATCCGCGAAGCCGTGCTCAATCACGATGGCACGATGGACAAGGACACCTTGACGGCGAAAGACCTGGCCACGCCCAAACCGATCACCCTGGTGCCGCACAACAACCTCAATGAGGCCCTTGAAAAGTTCGCGGAGTTGGACGTCGATCAAATCCCGGTGGTGGGAGTGAGCGACCCCAACCAGATTCTCGGCATGCTCAACCGCGCCGATGTCGAAGCGGTGTACAACCGCGAAAAGTTAATCCAAAATATGGAAAGTTGA
- the rpe gene encoding ribulose-phosphate 3-epimerase: MVKIAPSILAADFSRLGEEVKAVEEAGADWIHVDVMDGAFVPNITVGPPVVECLRKVTDLPLDCHLMIENADKYIADFVSAGADIISVHVEACPHLHRTIQTIKEHGIKAGVVLNPATTLFALDEIIEDVDMVLLMSVNPGFGGQTFIKQVLGKIQLLHNTLEQSDADIDVQVDGGINPENVGIVKKAGANVIVAGSAIFNSANYKEAIDTLRGN; encoded by the coding sequence ATGGTCAAGATCGCGCCTTCCATTCTGGCTGCGGATTTCAGTCGATTGGGTGAAGAAGTCAAAGCGGTTGAGGAAGCGGGAGCGGACTGGATTCATGTCGATGTCATGGACGGTGCGTTCGTGCCCAACATCACGGTGGGCCCGCCGGTGGTGGAATGTCTGCGCAAGGTCACGGACCTGCCGCTCGACTGCCACCTGATGATCGAAAACGCCGACAAGTACATCGCCGATTTCGTTTCCGCCGGAGCGGATATCATTTCCGTTCACGTGGAAGCCTGCCCGCATTTGCACCGCACCATCCAGACGATCAAGGAGCACGGCATCAAGGCCGGGGTCGTGCTCAACCCGGCGACGACCTTGTTTGCGCTGGACGAGATCATCGAAGACGTGGACATGGTTCTTTTGATGTCGGTCAATCCCGGTTTCGGCGGCCAGACGTTCATCAAGCAGGTGCTGGGCAAAATCCAGTTGCTGCACAACACGCTGGAGCAATCGGATGCGGACATCGACGTGCAGGTGGACGGCGGTATCAATCCGGAAAACGTGGGCATCGTTAAAAAAGCCGGGGCCAATGTCATTGTCGCCGGTTCGGCGATTTTCAATTCCGCGAACTACAAAGAAGCCATCGATACCCTGCGCGGCAACTGA